In a single window of the Pseudodesulfovibrio profundus genome:
- a CDS encoding UvrD-helicase domain-containing protein — MSELKQVKAAAGSGKTYQLTRRFLTLLDNADSSQKQFACVGKPHRGYAWPEIMAVTFTNKAATEMKERVISGLKHAALLPDQPQMTNAAPETAAKAIDSILRRYHRLNIRTIDSLLALLLRLFSLEFGIRPDFQIVFDESELFDAVFDHYLTVCSEQEAEYELLTDTMETMLHSEGRTGFWIQDTMRKRLLELTRFLRNTPDSLLTDQDEIKTQLVNAHSDYKQSVQTTLTTFANCGLPFAKRFNDFLMGALDQELFDTPKDSAYLKKESLCDCVNKAGKDKVDADLEQVYRELKQACSRYASDHAILTGAYFMAPAINIALRVLNGLDELQRQRGMILGSSLAGYVNYLLAEGDAVSEAYCRLGCRLHHLLVDEFQDTSREQWQAITPLAQECLAKGGSLYYVGDVKQAIYGWRGGDSALFDEIITQPEVADLAQHTKSDTLPDNWRSFKNVVEFNNTFFSNLENPIAARELADTLFSDADTSFQEDFARDITVGFQGCAQSLPPKSVDTEGYVRFQQLPGGNASDVEEQTLESLDTLLDEVTLRRRYRDIAILVRSHDHASVVCDLLVDKGIPVITENSLQLDRHPIVRQLISLLEFIDFPRNDMALLTLITGNELFLAESGIDEEQLSEWLTQPRKRPLGVCFRQDFPEAWSQFIEPFYNQSGVMTPYDLTREAIRVFRVFERHQDAELYIRRFLEVVHLSEENGCSSLSAFLQYWSEKSGEEKVPLPENIDAVHIMTIHKSKGLEFPVVIVPFHNWNASPDQNFTIRKHNGHALLTPMKKGLGKAYQTSLGRNIREQLNLLYVAWTRAREELYGFFTEKPSLSPATVAMTQFLDINDDMVFEYGSLDDSKNLSEKPKKHMPNTLPKQEDMPSLMEWLPRLRVYRHNREEYFYNAAMRGEIAHRVMEYLRLTGDDAVDKHRAIQLAVQDFPAVHALEEVELHKLHADLDSMTDWILSEPAIRELLKSGLREPEVMDSEGAFKRFDLLHIGDTTTVADFKTGHPAPENEQQVIEYMNILREMGHSSIQGMLIYLDLHTVRYIGGEA; from the coding sequence ATGTCAGAACTCAAACAAGTCAAAGCGGCTGCCGGTTCCGGCAAAACCTATCAGTTGACTCGCCGCTTTCTCACGCTGCTCGACAATGCCGACAGCTCGCAAAAACAGTTTGCCTGCGTGGGTAAGCCGCATCGAGGCTACGCCTGGCCGGAAATAATGGCTGTCACCTTTACCAACAAGGCAGCCACCGAGATGAAGGAACGCGTGATCAGCGGCCTCAAGCACGCAGCGCTTCTTCCTGATCAGCCACAGATGACGAACGCCGCACCTGAGACAGCAGCAAAAGCGATCGACTCCATACTTCGACGCTACCATCGGCTTAATATCCGAACCATCGACTCTCTTCTGGCACTTCTGCTCAGACTTTTTTCGCTTGAGTTTGGTATTCGCCCGGATTTTCAGATTGTTTTCGACGAATCGGAACTCTTTGATGCCGTATTCGATCACTACCTCACAGTCTGCTCCGAACAGGAAGCAGAATATGAGCTGCTTACGGATACCATGGAAACCATGCTGCATTCCGAAGGGCGCACCGGGTTCTGGATTCAGGACACCATGCGCAAGCGGCTGCTCGAACTCACCCGATTCCTGCGCAACACACCGGATTCACTCCTGACAGATCAGGACGAAATAAAAACGCAACTGGTCAACGCCCACTCCGACTACAAGCAGTCGGTACAGACAACGCTCACAACCTTTGCCAACTGTGGGCTGCCGTTTGCCAAACGGTTCAACGACTTTCTTATGGGCGCCCTTGATCAGGAACTCTTCGATACGCCCAAGGACTCTGCCTATTTAAAGAAGGAATCGCTTTGCGACTGCGTGAACAAGGCTGGCAAAGACAAAGTGGACGCCGATCTTGAGCAGGTTTATCGCGAACTCAAGCAAGCCTGCTCCCGATACGCCAGCGATCACGCAATACTCACCGGAGCCTACTTCATGGCTCCAGCCATCAACATCGCCCTGCGAGTGCTCAATGGTCTGGATGAATTACAGCGACAACGCGGCATGATCCTCGGCTCCTCCCTGGCAGGGTACGTGAACTACCTCCTTGCAGAGGGGGATGCCGTATCCGAAGCATACTGTCGCCTCGGTTGCCGTCTGCACCATCTTCTGGTGGACGAATTTCAGGATACCAGCCGGGAGCAGTGGCAGGCTATAACGCCTCTTGCTCAGGAGTGCCTGGCCAAAGGCGGCTCACTCTATTACGTGGGTGATGTAAAGCAGGCCATTTACGGCTGGCGCGGCGGAGACTCAGCACTGTTTGACGAGATCATTACCCAGCCGGAAGTTGCTGATCTTGCACAGCACACAAAGAGTGACACCCTGCCAGACAATTGGCGCAGCTTCAAAAACGTTGTCGAGTTCAACAATACCTTTTTCTCGAATTTGGAGAATCCGATCGCGGCACGTGAGCTTGCCGACACCTTGTTCAGCGATGCAGATACATCGTTTCAGGAAGACTTCGCTCGCGATATTACTGTCGGCTTTCAAGGATGCGCCCAATCCCTTCCTCCGAAAAGCGTTGATACCGAGGGGTATGTCCGGTTCCAGCAACTCCCGGGCGGCAACGCCAGTGATGTAGAAGAGCAAACTCTTGAATCGCTTGATACGCTGCTGGATGAGGTGACTCTGCGTCGCCGGTACCGCGATATCGCCATCCTCGTGCGCAGTCACGACCACGCTTCCGTGGTTTGTGATCTGCTGGTCGACAAAGGGATACCGGTCATTACGGAAAACTCCCTTCAGTTGGACAGACACCCCATAGTCAGACAATTGATCAGCCTGCTGGAATTCATCGATTTCCCCAGAAACGACATGGCCCTGCTCACTCTCATCACAGGAAACGAATTATTTCTGGCCGAATCCGGCATCGACGAAGAGCAACTCAGCGAGTGGCTCACACAACCGAGAAAACGCCCACTCGGTGTGTGCTTCCGGCAGGATTTCCCAGAGGCGTGGTCGCAGTTCATTGAACCATTCTATAATCAATCCGGGGTCATGACTCCCTATGACCTGACCCGTGAAGCCATCCGCGTATTCAGGGTCTTCGAGCGACATCAGGATGCAGAACTATACATACGGCGTTTCTTGGAAGTCGTGCACCTCAGCGAGGAAAACGGATGCAGTTCACTCTCCGCTTTTCTACAATACTGGTCGGAAAAATCCGGCGAAGAAAAAGTGCCTCTTCCGGAAAACATCGATGCGGTTCACATCATGACCATTCACAAATCCAAAGGACTGGAGTTCCCTGTGGTCATCGTCCCCTTCCACAACTGGAACGCATCACCAGACCAGAATTTCACCATCCGAAAGCACAACGGACACGCTCTCCTCACCCCCATGAAAAAGGGGCTGGGCAAAGCGTATCAAACAAGCCTTGGCAGAAATATACGGGAACAGTTGAACCTGCTGTATGTCGCCTGGACTCGTGCTCGCGAAGAGCTGTACGGTTTCTTCACCGAAAAGCCCTCCCTCTCGCCAGCTACAGTTGCAATGACACAGTTCCTGGATATCAACGATGATATGGTCTTCGAGTATGGTTCATTGGATGATTCAAAGAATCTCTCGGAAAAGCCCAAAAAACACATGCCGAACACGCTTCCCAAACAGGAGGACATGCCCTCCCTGATGGAATGGCTTCCTCGTCTTCGCGTATACAGACACAACCGGGAAGAGTATTTTTACAATGCGGCCATGCGTGGAGAAATAGCCCACCGAGTTATGGAGTACCTGCGCCTAACCGGTGATGATGCCGTGGACAAGCACCGCGCCATTCAGCTGGCAGTTCAGGATTTCCCGGCTGTTCATGCACTGGAAGAAGTGGAGCTGCACAAGCTCCATGCTGACCTTGATAGCATGACAGACTGGATACTCAGTGAGCCTGCTATTCGCGAGCTACTCAAATCGGGTCTGCGTGAACCGGAAGTCATGGACAGTGAAGGTGCCTTCAAACGATTCGACCTACTACACATCGGGGACACGACAACCGTTGCCGACTTCAAAACCGGTCACCCAGCACCGGAAAACGAACAACAAGTAATTGAATACATGAATATACTCCGGGAAATGGGCCATTCTTCCATTCAGGGCATGCTGATTTATCTTGATCTGCATACGGTTCGGTATATCGGAGGTGAGGCGTAA
- a CDS encoding PD-(D/E)XK nuclease family protein: MNPIHLIPWQQDFISALGELLLDRPDFSQCTVVLPHNRPRLYLKEYFKNNGGFNGPVMLPRMVSISDFVTEIRRDLTDASVMNAHQLDLVELLYGIVTELRQSGKGLLARLPELNREDFLPWGIRLAKLMDDLLRQDIEPEDLTYLEGEVAPYAVGLLEQISTIHRLYILRLSEKNWTTPGLDWRYITSNINDAAEMQAGKSIIAAGFYALSGTENIFFQRLWSDGILHPILHSDPALARKETSHWAVSEHKAWLRRWRASAVIPETVVEREHQPAIRFCEGFDRHSQLAALSDDLEGSQLLTDSAVILPDEGALMPVMHHLPEADINISMGYPLARTSLARLIETILQLQENRLDDGRYYWRDIVDLIRHPYLRLLGPEDKPLRKVFHVWEAEIRIGERHISPLAYMPPYGDTVLEGVDEGTTEALRKSILDHCLMAFESVSNLETLGNALNSLAAMLHEHGHQLWLDYLVDAECLFRLTTSIIPELRSVENRTEPYSQSTLFALLRRLLSQERVSFEPEPLGGLQVMGVLETRLLHFRRLFILDAVEERLPGTDAYDPLLPDPLRKLLGLPDARERDNVSGYNFYRLLMGADEAVIYYQNGIQPGLLDSKSSRSRFVEQLLWEREQKEQRIIEPGDPLIRTMTFSVGALVNDSKAISITSTIRDQLHALLVDQGLSPSRIDRYMHCPKQFYYSDLCKVRPIKQVDEDGDRSEFGSLLHDVLREFHEPFIGRKVDFKHVDSASLLSLFDERLKSSSFYRQLALDTRMALRKTGHFRLEQYLDSLEPTTLLGLEDQLRTALFVDGKDIPINGQLDRIEERDEGVVILDYKTGGGVLPRKNMWEDMELWDRVHDFKTEENDVDLLADIAQSVQSVQLPLYMYLYLNEKNQTPHDAGLIKLAENGKSEFAFGPKWTDQERHEAIESMTPTLISCIIRHMMTTDQFSPNPGKRCEWCDFKIPCGQ, from the coding sequence ATGAACCCCATTCACCTCATCCCTTGGCAACAGGACTTCATTAGTGCCCTCGGCGAGTTGCTGCTGGACCGTCCAGACTTCAGTCAATGCACCGTTGTGCTACCTCACAACCGACCTCGCCTCTACCTGAAGGAATATTTCAAGAACAATGGCGGATTCAATGGTCCCGTCATGCTCCCGCGCATGGTATCCATATCCGACTTTGTGACGGAAATCCGAAGGGATTTAACAGATGCTTCGGTCATGAACGCCCATCAACTCGATCTTGTCGAGCTACTCTACGGTATCGTGACTGAATTACGCCAGTCAGGGAAAGGACTGCTGGCCCGCCTGCCCGAACTCAACCGAGAGGACTTCCTCCCTTGGGGCATTCGTCTTGCCAAACTCATGGACGATCTTCTGAGACAGGACATCGAACCGGAAGACCTTACCTATCTCGAAGGCGAAGTTGCCCCGTATGCGGTTGGACTTCTGGAGCAAATAAGCACTATCCACCGGCTGTATATTTTACGACTCTCGGAAAAGAACTGGACGACACCGGGGCTGGACTGGCGTTATATCACCAGCAACATCAATGACGCTGCAGAAATGCAGGCAGGTAAGTCCATCATCGCTGCCGGTTTCTACGCTCTAAGCGGTACCGAAAACATCTTTTTCCAACGATTGTGGTCTGATGGGATACTCCATCCGATCCTTCACTCCGATCCGGCCCTTGCCAGAAAAGAGACAAGCCACTGGGCCGTATCAGAGCACAAGGCGTGGCTCCGTCGCTGGAGAGCCTCTGCCGTCATCCCTGAGACAGTGGTTGAGCGGGAGCACCAACCCGCCATTCGATTCTGTGAAGGGTTCGATCGCCATTCCCAACTTGCGGCCCTGTCGGACGACCTTGAAGGATCGCAACTACTGACGGACAGTGCCGTCATCCTTCCGGACGAAGGCGCACTCATGCCGGTCATGCATCACCTGCCCGAGGCAGACATCAACATTTCCATGGGATACCCACTTGCACGGACCTCCCTTGCCAGATTGATCGAAACGATCCTGCAACTCCAGGAAAACAGATTGGATGACGGCCGCTATTACTGGCGTGATATTGTCGATCTCATCCGCCACCCCTACCTTCGGCTTTTGGGACCGGAAGACAAGCCACTGCGCAAGGTTTTTCATGTTTGGGAAGCAGAGATTCGCATAGGAGAACGACACATTTCGCCACTGGCCTACATGCCACCGTATGGCGACACGGTTCTGGAAGGGGTTGATGAAGGGACTACCGAAGCCCTTCGCAAGAGTATTCTCGATCACTGCCTCATGGCATTTGAGTCTGTCTCCAATCTTGAGACACTGGGCAATGCGCTGAATTCGCTTGCCGCCATGCTCCATGAGCACGGGCATCAATTATGGTTGGATTATCTGGTCGATGCAGAATGCCTCTTCAGACTCACGACCTCAATCATTCCAGAACTCAGAAGCGTGGAAAATCGGACGGAACCATACAGTCAGTCCACCCTGTTCGCACTGCTCAGAAGACTCCTTTCTCAAGAGAGAGTATCATTCGAGCCCGAGCCGCTGGGAGGATTGCAGGTAATGGGTGTTCTCGAAACCCGCCTGCTGCATTTTCGCCGGTTGTTCATTCTCGATGCCGTGGAAGAACGCCTGCCGGGAACAGATGCCTACGACCCCCTACTTCCAGACCCGCTCCGCAAGCTGCTTGGCCTGCCTGATGCCAGGGAACGGGACAATGTTTCAGGATACAACTTTTACCGTTTGCTCATGGGGGCGGATGAGGCGGTCATCTATTATCAGAACGGTATCCAGCCGGGACTGCTTGATTCCAAATCATCACGCAGTCGATTCGTTGAACAGTTGCTTTGGGAACGGGAGCAAAAAGAACAACGAATCATTGAACCCGGTGATCCATTGATCCGAACTATGACCTTCTCTGTTGGGGCGCTGGTGAATGACAGCAAAGCGATATCCATCACAAGCACCATCAGAGATCAGTTGCATGCCCTTTTGGTCGATCAAGGCCTTTCGCCTTCTCGAATAGACCGATACATGCACTGCCCCAAGCAATTCTACTATTCCGACCTGTGCAAAGTCCGCCCCATAAAACAGGTTGATGAAGACGGCGATCGAAGCGAGTTCGGTTCACTGCTGCACGATGTTCTCCGTGAATTTCACGAGCCGTTCATTGGGCGCAAGGTGGACTTCAAGCATGTCGACTCCGCAAGCCTGCTCTCCTTGTTTGACGAGAGACTTAAATCGAGCAGCTTTTACAGACAGTTGGCCCTTGATACAAGAATGGCGCTACGTAAAACAGGCCACTTCCGGCTTGAACAATACCTGGACAGCCTGGAGCCGACCACTCTGCTTGGGCTGGAAGACCAACTGCGAACAGCGTTATTCGTTGATGGCAAAGATATTCCCATTAACGGGCAACTCGACCGCATTGAAGAGCGCGATGAAGGTGTGGTCATCCTGGACTACAAGACCGGCGGCGGAGTCCTGCCTCGAAAGAATATGTGGGAAGACATGGAGCTATGGGATCGAGTCCATGACTTCAAAACAGAGGAAAATGATGTTGATCTGTTGGCGGATATCGCCCAATCAGTTCAATCAGTCCAGCTTCCTTTGTATATGTATCTGTATCTCAATGAGAAAAACCAGACACCACATGATGCAGGGTTGATCAAATTAGCAGAGAACGGGAAATCCGAATTTGCATTCGGCCCGAAATGGACGGACCAGGAACGCCATGAAGCCATTGAGTCCATGACCCCCACTCTCATTAGCTGCATCATTCGGCACATGATGACTACGGATCAATTTTCACCAAATCCAGGAAAGCGCTGCGAATGGTGCGATTTCAAAATCCCCTGCGGACAATAG
- a CDS encoding PPC domain-containing DNA-binding protein, with the protein MQYSEGKIGRIFTLRLEDDDRIPDCIEAFAAEKEIKAAMCTMIGGVDKGNIVVGPEDGASSTIAPILHMIDNAHEVAAIGTIIADDEGSPLLHMHAALGRDGKTRTGCIRPGLDVWLVGEVIIMEILNLDMIRKTDPLTGLKLLSKR; encoded by the coding sequence ATGCAATACAGCGAAGGTAAAATTGGACGAATATTCACTCTTCGGCTGGAAGATGACGACCGTATTCCCGATTGCATAGAGGCCTTTGCGGCAGAAAAAGAAATTAAAGCGGCCATGTGCACCATGATTGGTGGCGTGGATAAAGGGAATATCGTCGTTGGCCCTGAAGATGGTGCTTCCTCAACGATAGCCCCTATCCTCCACATGATCGACAACGCCCATGAAGTCGCTGCTATCGGAACGATAATAGCCGACGACGAAGGTAGCCCGCTTTTACATATGCACGCGGCACTGGGACGGGATGGCAAAACCCGCACAGGGTGTATCCGCCCCGGACTGGACGTCTGGCTGGTTGGAGAGGTGATCATCATGGAGATACTGAATCTGGACATGATTCGCAAAACCGATCCGCTAACTGGCCTGAAACTCCTGAGCAAGAGGTAG
- the lhgO gene encoding L-2-hydroxyglutarate oxidase, which produces MHSAQFVICGAGIIGLTIARELLASGADSIIIFDKEEAVGKHASGRNSGVLHAGIYYDPGTLKARMCLEGNRLMQSYCESRQLPLFNSGKVIVTRSEEELDTLDELQQRATQNGGVVEMIDQKRLAEIEPNATTVQRALHSPLTAVVDPKTILQSLQRDLEASGKVQFFFNTPFEQADENKILTTQDAIGYEYFINAAGAYSDTIAKAFGVGKNYRLLPFKGIYHVLKKPAAKKIQGSIYPVPNIRNPFLGIHFTRNVHGDVYVGPTAIPAFGRENYGILKGIDREFFSILLRDIEMLLENEKFRNIAAEEPRKYLFKHFFNDARKLVKYLAPHDLLPSPKVGIRPQLINTKSKELVMDFVVQGRANTLHILNSISPAFTSSMSFARMVVKEHIGL; this is translated from the coding sequence ATGCATAGCGCCCAATTTGTCATCTGTGGTGCCGGAATTATTGGCTTAACCATTGCCCGAGAGTTGTTGGCATCAGGCGCTGACAGCATCATCATTTTTGACAAGGAAGAAGCCGTTGGCAAACATGCGTCAGGTCGCAACAGCGGTGTGCTCCATGCAGGTATCTACTATGATCCAGGCACCCTCAAGGCCCGAATGTGTCTGGAAGGCAATAGGCTCATGCAATCCTATTGTGAATCAAGACAGTTACCGCTCTTTAACTCCGGGAAAGTCATTGTAACCCGTTCCGAAGAAGAACTGGATACGTTGGACGAATTACAACAACGCGCCACCCAAAATGGCGGCGTGGTTGAAATGATCGACCAAAAGCGGCTTGCCGAGATTGAACCCAACGCAACAACCGTGCAACGAGCCCTTCATTCACCACTTACCGCAGTCGTAGACCCCAAAACGATCCTCCAATCCCTACAAAGAGATCTGGAGGCTTCGGGCAAAGTACAGTTTTTCTTCAACACACCATTTGAACAAGCCGATGAGAACAAGATTCTGACCACTCAGGACGCCATTGGCTATGAATATTTTATCAATGCTGCGGGAGCATATAGCGATACAATTGCCAAGGCATTTGGCGTTGGAAAAAACTATCGTCTTCTTCCCTTCAAGGGCATCTATCATGTTCTAAAAAAGCCGGCCGCCAAAAAGATTCAAGGCTCCATCTATCCTGTCCCAAACATCCGAAACCCATTTCTGGGAATCCACTTTACGCGGAATGTACATGGGGATGTCTATGTCGGGCCTACGGCTATTCCGGCTTTTGGCAGAGAGAATTATGGCATTTTGAAAGGGATTGACCGGGAGTTCTTTTCCATCCTCTTACGAGATATCGAGATGCTGTTGGAAAATGAAAAGTTCCGCAACATTGCCGCAGAGGAACCTCGAAAGTACTTATTCAAACACTTTTTCAATGATGCCCGCAAATTGGTCAAATATCTCGCCCCACATGACCTGCTTCCAAGCCCCAAGGTCGGTATTCGTCCACAACTCATAAATACGAAGAGTAAGGAGTTGGTCATGGACTTCGTGGTTCAAGGGCGAGCCAATACATTACATATATTAAACTCCATCTCTCCTGCTTTCACCAGTTCCATGTCCTTTGCACGAATGGTTGTAAAGGAGCATATCGGCTTGTAA